Proteins co-encoded in one Zalophus californianus isolate mZalCal1 chromosome 9, mZalCal1.pri.v2, whole genome shotgun sequence genomic window:
- the LOC113921563 gene encoding keratin, type II cytoskeletal 75 isoform X1: MSRQSSISFQTGSRRSFSTASATTPAAGRSRFSSVSVARSAGGGAGLGRMSSAGAGFGSRSLYNLGGTRRVSIGGCGSSFRSGFGGRASSGFGVSSGFGYGGTGGGGYGASGFPVCPPGGIQEVTINQSLLTPLNLQIDPTIQRVRKEEREQIKTLNNKFASFIDKVRFLEQQNKVLETKWELLQEQGSKTVRQNLEPFFDTYINDLRRQLDSVTTERGRLDAELRNMQDVVEDFKVRYEDEINKRTTAENEFVALKKDVDSAYMNKVELEAKVNSLTDEINFFRMLFEAELSQMQSHVSDTSVVLSMDNNRSLDLDSIIAEVKAQYEDIANRSRAEAESWYQTKYEELQVTAGRHGDDLRNTKQEISEMNRVIQRLRAEIDSVKKQCSSLQTAIADAEQRGELALKDARAKLVELEEALQKAKQDMARLLREYQELMNVKLALDVEIATYRKLLEGEECRLSGEGVSPVNICEYDILCVSWSVVTSTVSSGYGGGGSIGGGSLGLGGGSGYSFTTSTGHSLGAGLGGSSFSASSSRGLGGSGSGVKFVSTTSSSRKSYKH, encoded by the exons ATGTCCAGGCAGTCCAGCATCAGTTTCCAGACCGGCAGCCGCAGGAGCTTCAGCACGGCCTCAGCCACCACCCCAGCGGCCGGCCGCTCCCGCTTCAGCTCCGTCTCGGTGGCCCGCTCCGCAGGAGGCGGTGCGGGGCTGGGCAGGATGAGCAGCGCTGGGGCGGGCTTCGGGAGTCGCAGCCTCTACAACCTGGGGGGCACCAGACGGGTCTCCATCGGGGGGTGCGGCAGCAGCTTCCGAAGTGGCTTTGGTGGCAGGGCCAGCAGCGGGTTCGGGGTCAGCAGTGGATTTGGCTATGGGGGCACAGGCGGAGGAGGCTACGGGGCCTCAGGCTTCCCCGTGTGCCCCCCTGGAGGCATCCAAGAGGTCACCATCAACCAGAGCCTCCTGACTCCCCTCAACCTGCAAATCGACCCCACCATCCAGCGGGTGCGGAAAGAGGAGCGGGAGCAGATCAAGACCCTCAACAACAAGTTTGCCTCGTTCATCGACAAG GTGAGGTTCCTGGAGCAGCAGAACAAGGTCTTAGAGACCAAGTGGGAGCTCCTTCAGGAGCAGGGCTCCAAAACGGTGAGGCAGAACCTAGAGCCCTTCTTCGACACCTATATCAATGACCTCCGCCGGCAGCTGGACAGCGTCACCACAGAGAGGGGCAGGCTGGACGCTGAGCTGAGGAACATGCAGGACGTCGTGGAAGATTTCAAAGTTAG GTATGAGGACGAAATTAACAAGCGCACCACTGCCGAGAATGAGTTTGTGGCCCTGAAGAAG GATGTGGATTCGGCCTACATGAACAAGGTGGAACTGGAGGCCAAGGTCAACTCTCTGACTGATGAGATCAACTTCTTCCGGATGCTCTTTGAGGCC GAGCTGTCCCAGATGCAGAGCCATGTCAGTGACACGTCCGTGGTGTTGTCCATGGACAACAACCGGAGCCTGGACCTGGACAGCATCATCGCCGAGGTCAAGGCCCAGTACGAGGATATCGCCAACCGCAGCCGGGCCGAGGCCGAGTCCTGGTACCAGACCAAG TACGAGGAGCTGCAGGTCACAGCCGGCCGGCATGGGGATGATCTCCGAAACACCAAGCAAGAGATCTCTGAGATGAACCGGGTGATCCAGAGGCTGAGAGCCGAGATCGACAGCGTCAAGAAGCAG TGTTCCAGCCTGCAAACGGCCATTGCTGACGCAGAACAGCGTGGAGAGCTGGCCCTCAAGGATGCACGGGCCAAGCTAGTGGAACTGGAGGAGGCCCTGCAGAAGGCCAAGCAGGACATGGCCCGGCTGCTTCGCGAGTACCAGGAGCTCATGAACGTCAAGCTGGCCCTGGACGTGGAGATCGCCACCTACCGCAAGCTGCTGGAGGGCGAGGAGTGCAG GCTGAGCGGAGAGGGCGTTTCTCCAGTTAACATCTGTGAGTATGACATCCTCTGTGTCAGTTGGT CTGTGGTCACCTCCACCGTTTCCAGTGGCTACGGCGGTGGCGGCAGCATTGGAGGCGGAAGCCTGGGTCTCGGCGGGGGCAGCGGCTACTCCTTCACCACCAGCACTGGGCACAGCCTGGGTGCGGGCCTGGGCGGCTCCAGCTTCAGCGCCAGTAGCAGCCGGGGCCTTGGGGGCAGTGGCTCCGGGGTCAAGTTTGTCTCCACCACATCCTCCAGCCGGAAGAGCTACAAGCATTAA
- the LOC113921563 gene encoding keratin, type II cytoskeletal 75 isoform X2 gives MSRQSSISFQTGSRRSFSTASATTPAAGRSRFSSVSVARSAGGGAGLGRMSSAGAGFGSRSLYNLGGTRRVSIGGCGSSFRSGFGGRASSGFGVSSGFGYGGTGGGGYGASGFPVCPPGGIQEVTINQSLLTPLNLQIDPTIQRVRKEEREQIKTLNNKFASFIDKVRFLEQQNKVLETKWELLQEQGSKTVRQNLEPFFDTYINDLRRQLDSVTTERGRLDAELRNMQDVVEDFKVRYEDEINKRTTAENEFVALKKDVDSAYMNKVELEAKVNSLTDEINFFRMLFEAELSQMQSHVSDTSVVLSMDNNRSLDLDSIIAEVKAQYEDIANRSRAEAESWYQTKYEELQVTAGRHGDDLRNTKQEISEMNRVIQRLRAEIDSVKKQCSSLQTAIADAEQRGELALKDARAKLVELEEALQKAKQDMARLLREYQELMNVKLALDVEIATYRKLLEGEECRLSGEGVSPVNISVVTSTVSSGYGGGGSIGGGSLGLGGGSGYSFTTSTGHSLGAGLGGSSFSASSSRGLGGSGSGVKFVSTTSSSRKSYKH, from the exons ATGTCCAGGCAGTCCAGCATCAGTTTCCAGACCGGCAGCCGCAGGAGCTTCAGCACGGCCTCAGCCACCACCCCAGCGGCCGGCCGCTCCCGCTTCAGCTCCGTCTCGGTGGCCCGCTCCGCAGGAGGCGGTGCGGGGCTGGGCAGGATGAGCAGCGCTGGGGCGGGCTTCGGGAGTCGCAGCCTCTACAACCTGGGGGGCACCAGACGGGTCTCCATCGGGGGGTGCGGCAGCAGCTTCCGAAGTGGCTTTGGTGGCAGGGCCAGCAGCGGGTTCGGGGTCAGCAGTGGATTTGGCTATGGGGGCACAGGCGGAGGAGGCTACGGGGCCTCAGGCTTCCCCGTGTGCCCCCCTGGAGGCATCCAAGAGGTCACCATCAACCAGAGCCTCCTGACTCCCCTCAACCTGCAAATCGACCCCACCATCCAGCGGGTGCGGAAAGAGGAGCGGGAGCAGATCAAGACCCTCAACAACAAGTTTGCCTCGTTCATCGACAAG GTGAGGTTCCTGGAGCAGCAGAACAAGGTCTTAGAGACCAAGTGGGAGCTCCTTCAGGAGCAGGGCTCCAAAACGGTGAGGCAGAACCTAGAGCCCTTCTTCGACACCTATATCAATGACCTCCGCCGGCAGCTGGACAGCGTCACCACAGAGAGGGGCAGGCTGGACGCTGAGCTGAGGAACATGCAGGACGTCGTGGAAGATTTCAAAGTTAG GTATGAGGACGAAATTAACAAGCGCACCACTGCCGAGAATGAGTTTGTGGCCCTGAAGAAG GATGTGGATTCGGCCTACATGAACAAGGTGGAACTGGAGGCCAAGGTCAACTCTCTGACTGATGAGATCAACTTCTTCCGGATGCTCTTTGAGGCC GAGCTGTCCCAGATGCAGAGCCATGTCAGTGACACGTCCGTGGTGTTGTCCATGGACAACAACCGGAGCCTGGACCTGGACAGCATCATCGCCGAGGTCAAGGCCCAGTACGAGGATATCGCCAACCGCAGCCGGGCCGAGGCCGAGTCCTGGTACCAGACCAAG TACGAGGAGCTGCAGGTCACAGCCGGCCGGCATGGGGATGATCTCCGAAACACCAAGCAAGAGATCTCTGAGATGAACCGGGTGATCCAGAGGCTGAGAGCCGAGATCGACAGCGTCAAGAAGCAG TGTTCCAGCCTGCAAACGGCCATTGCTGACGCAGAACAGCGTGGAGAGCTGGCCCTCAAGGATGCACGGGCCAAGCTAGTGGAACTGGAGGAGGCCCTGCAGAAGGCCAAGCAGGACATGGCCCGGCTGCTTCGCGAGTACCAGGAGCTCATGAACGTCAAGCTGGCCCTGGACGTGGAGATCGCCACCTACCGCAAGCTGCTGGAGGGCGAGGAGTGCAG GCTGAGCGGAGAGGGCGTTTCTCCAGTTAACATCT CTGTGGTCACCTCCACCGTTTCCAGTGGCTACGGCGGTGGCGGCAGCATTGGAGGCGGAAGCCTGGGTCTCGGCGGGGGCAGCGGCTACTCCTTCACCACCAGCACTGGGCACAGCCTGGGTGCGGGCCTGGGCGGCTCCAGCTTCAGCGCCAGTAGCAGCCGGGGCCTTGGGGGCAGTGGCTCCGGGGTCAAGTTTGTCTCCACCACATCCTCCAGCCGGAAGAGCTACAAGCATTAA